One Telluria mixta DNA window includes the following coding sequences:
- a CDS encoding universal stress protein codes for MYQKILITTDGSAVSQHTACAGVKFARQMGAEVLALFVAPEYQYPVYVEIVPPAYPSEEEYAQQMQRLGEEYMGSIMRAAEGCGLKHACMTAFSDAAALKIVDVAEQQHCDLIFMGSHGRSGWGQLLLGSVTNKVLSHTTKPVLVHRLIREPGT; via the coding sequence ATGTACCAGAAGATTCTGATCACCACCGACGGCTCCGCGGTATCGCAGCACACCGCCTGCGCCGGCGTCAAGTTTGCACGACAGATGGGGGCCGAAGTCCTCGCCCTGTTCGTCGCGCCCGAGTACCAGTATCCCGTTTATGTCGAGATCGTGCCGCCCGCCTACCCCAGCGAAGAGGAATATGCCCAGCAGATGCAGCGCCTGGGCGAGGAATACATGGGGTCGATCATGCGTGCGGCGGAGGGTTGCGGCCTGAAGCATGCCTGCATGACGGCATTTTCCGACGCGGCGGCGCTGAAAATCGTCGACGTGGCGGAACAGCAACACTGCGACCTGATCTTCATGGGTTCGCACGGCCGCAGCGGCTGGGGACAGTTGCTGCTAGGTAGCGTGACCAATAAGGTGCTGTCCCATACGACCAAGCCCGTGCTCGTGCACCGCCTGATCCGGGAGCCCGGTACCTGA
- a CDS encoding protein phosphatase CheZ, with amino-acid sequence MTDAADDFDALFEEVAAQRASAPAAAPTPAPAPEPAAGGDSGDTDDLEALFDQVAATSAPAPAVVSVPAAPAAAAPAETGEDEHEKGMYERLGGIVRLLHDSLRELGYDKALTEASSQIMDAQDRLEYVATLTEQAANKVLNTLDDGMPAQDLLSKQAKDMENRWDDLFAGKLSIEQFKALAGDSKQFAQLVTEATEAEKARLLEIMMAQDFQDITGQLIKKVVVITKTVENELTQLLKDSAPPDVKEKLAQKQAAQEQPQQPQQLMSGPSVPTVALDQDSVDDLLADLGF; translated from the coding sequence ATGACCGACGCCGCTGACGATTTCGACGCATTATTCGAGGAAGTGGCAGCGCAGCGTGCCAGCGCACCCGCTGCCGCTCCGACGCCGGCGCCCGCGCCCGAGCCCGCCGCCGGCGGCGACAGCGGCGATACCGACGACCTGGAGGCCCTGTTCGACCAGGTCGCGGCCACCAGCGCCCCGGCTCCGGCCGTCGTGTCCGTACCGGCCGCTCCGGCCGCCGCCGCACCGGCCGAGACCGGCGAGGACGAACATGAAAAAGGCATGTACGAGCGCCTGGGCGGCATCGTGCGCCTGCTGCACGACTCGCTGCGCGAACTGGGCTACGACAAGGCGCTGACCGAGGCGTCGTCCCAGATCATGGACGCGCAGGACCGCCTGGAATACGTCGCCACCCTGACCGAACAGGCCGCCAACAAGGTGCTGAACACCCTGGACGACGGCATGCCGGCCCAGGACCTGCTGTCCAAGCAGGCCAAGGACATGGAAAACCGCTGGGATGACCTGTTCGCCGGCAAGCTCTCGATCGAACAGTTCAAGGCCCTGGCCGGCGATTCGAAGCAGTTCGCCCAGCTGGTGACGGAAGCGACCGAAGCCGAGAAAGCGCGCCTGCTCGAGATCATGATGGCCCAGGACTTCCAGGACATCACCGGCCAGCTGATCAAGAAAGTCGTCGTCATCACCAAGACCGTGGAGAACGAGCTGACCCAGCTGCTGAAGGACAGCGCGCCGCCGGACGTGAAGGAAAAGCTGGCGCAGAAACAGGCGGCACAGGAACAGCCGCAGCAGCCGCAGCAACTGATGTCGGGTCCGTCGGTGCCGACCGTGGCGCTCGACCAGGACAGTGTCGATGACCTTCTTGCCGATCTGGGATTCTAA
- a CDS encoding chemotaxis protein CheA has product MDEMLKDFVVEAMDLAANVEEHLLHLERDPDNKETLNAVFRSFHTIKGGAGFMGLPALVAACHLTENLFDALRTGAAPVTPGAIEASLQASGFVADQLNDLNNGATPDQLPQMPADLERMLKDAIAGQDAVPAPKAAPAPAAVKAAPAPVAAAPAPAPVRAPAAPGADGLDWEAMFMAVVPPGTYTPSQAPVAAAAPEVAAAPAAAPVQAAPAETAAAAPAAAASGKPGWDGVERRNEAKPASTGPAKDESIRIDAVKLDALLEVAGESVQAANQAAVLLERLSQFKFEGQAATLMATLTETLERASRYSAELQRATLATRMQPVGRLFQKFPRLVRELAKDLGKDVELTIEGAETEVDRVVVDSLYDPLVHMLRNALDHGVEGPEDRVANGKPAKAFILLKAWQEANSVMIVLQDDGRGMDPAKLRKKAMEKGLISENQATSDDEAYQLVFLPGFSTKEVASSVSGRGVGMDVVKTAVEKNRGAIRIDSNLGTGTKFSIRLPIELSIVPTMLVSTSGAQLALPMAVVERVVELPETFMQVGGAPVLKDQGRPLPVRSLALSLGYEACVERVGIVINAPQPYIIAVEAVDGTADLVIKPMTALNVEGITGTARSAEGSLVLVVGLSFLMDGCRSTVRLAA; this is encoded by the coding sequence ATGGATGAAATGCTCAAGGATTTCGTCGTCGAGGCGATGGATCTTGCAGCGAATGTCGAAGAGCATCTGCTGCACCTCGAACGCGATCCCGACAACAAGGAAACGCTGAACGCGGTGTTCCGCTCGTTCCACACCATCAAGGGTGGCGCGGGTTTCATGGGGCTGCCGGCGCTCGTCGCCGCCTGCCACCTGACGGAAAACCTGTTCGACGCGCTGCGCACCGGCGCGGCCCCTGTCACGCCGGGTGCGATCGAAGCGTCGCTGCAGGCGTCGGGCTTCGTGGCCGACCAGCTCAATGACCTGAACAACGGCGCCACGCCGGACCAGCTGCCGCAGATGCCGGCCGACCTCGAGCGCATGCTCAAGGATGCGATCGCCGGCCAGGACGCCGTGCCTGCGCCGAAGGCCGCGCCAGCGCCTGCGGCCGTGAAGGCTGCGCCGGCGCCGGTCGCGGCCGCACCGGCACCTGCACCGGTGCGCGCACCGGCCGCGCCGGGCGCCGACGGTCTCGATTGGGAAGCGATGTTCATGGCGGTCGTCCCGCCGGGCACCTATACGCCGAGCCAGGCGCCGGTGGCCGCCGCAGCGCCTGAAGTGGCTGCCGCGCCTGCCGCTGCGCCGGTCCAGGCCGCCCCGGCCGAGACGGCCGCAGCCGCACCCGCAGCCGCCGCGTCCGGCAAGCCGGGCTGGGACGGCGTCGAGCGCCGCAACGAGGCCAAGCCGGCCAGCACCGGACCCGCGAAGGACGAGAGCATCCGTATCGACGCGGTTAAGCTGGACGCGCTGCTGGAAGTGGCCGGCGAATCCGTGCAGGCCGCGAACCAGGCGGCCGTGCTGCTGGAGCGCCTGTCGCAGTTCAAGTTCGAAGGCCAGGCCGCCACCCTGATGGCCACGCTGACGGAAACGCTGGAGCGCGCGTCGCGCTATTCGGCCGAGCTGCAGCGCGCCACTTTGGCGACCCGCATGCAGCCGGTCGGCCGTCTGTTCCAGAAATTCCCGCGTCTCGTGCGCGAGCTGGCGAAGGACCTGGGCAAGGACGTCGAGCTGACGATCGAAGGCGCCGAGACGGAAGTCGACCGCGTCGTCGTGGACAGCCTGTACGACCCGCTCGTGCACATGCTGCGCAACGCGCTGGACCACGGCGTCGAGGGCCCGGAAGACCGCGTCGCCAACGGCAAGCCGGCCAAGGCGTTCATCCTGCTGAAAGCCTGGCAGGAAGCGAACAGCGTCATGATCGTGCTGCAGGACGACGGCCGCGGCATGGACCCGGCCAAGCTGCGCAAGAAGGCGATGGAGAAGGGTCTCATTTCCGAGAACCAGGCCACTAGCGACGACGAGGCGTACCAGCTCGTGTTCCTGCCGGGCTTCTCGACCAAGGAAGTGGCGTCGTCGGTCTCGGGCCGCGGCGTGGGCATGGACGTGGTCAAGACGGCCGTCGAGAAGAACCGCGGCGCGATCCGCATCGACTCGAACCTGGGTACCGGTACGAAATTCTCGATCCGCCTGCCGATCGAACTGTCGATCGTGCCGACCATGCTCGTGTCGACGTCGGGCGCGCAACTGGCCCTGCCGATGGCGGTGGTCGAGCGCGTCGTCGAACTGCCGGAGACCTTCATGCAGGTCGGCGGCGCCCCGGTGCTGAAAGACCAGGGCCGTCCGCTGCCGGTGCGTTCGCTGGCGCTGTCGCTCGGCTACGAGGCGTGCGTGGAGCGCGTGGGCATCGTCATCAACGCCCCGCAGCCCTACATCATCGCGGTGGAAGCCGTCGACGGCACGGCCGACCTGGTGATCAAGCCGATGACGGCGCTGAACGTCGAAGGCATCACCGGTACGGCACGCTCGGCGGAAGGCTCGCTCGTGCTGGTCGTCGGCCTGTCGTTCCTGATGGACGGTTGCCGCTCCACGGTGCGTCTTGCAGCATAA
- the leuC gene encoding 3-isopropylmalate dehydratase large subunit — MLKTLYDKLWDSHVVRADADGTTVLYIDRHLVHEVTSPQAFEGLREAGRPLWRTSANLAVADHNVPTTDRSHGIADPTSRLQVETLDNNTKSFGVTYFNMNDKRQGIVHVIGPEQGATLPGMTVVCGDSHTSTHGAFGALAHGIGTSEVEHVMATQTLLAKKSKSMLVQVDGELPAGVTAKDIVLAVIGKIGTAGGTGYAIEFGGSTIRSLSMEGRMTVCNMAIEAGARAGMVAVDDTTIDYVKGRPFAPVGPQWEQAVAYWRTLHSDPGAKFDLVVQLNAAEIRPQVTWGTSPEQVTTIDGRVPDPDKEKDPVKRDAMEKALVYMDLKPNTAMEDIRIDKVFIGSCTNSRIEDLRAAAAVVRGRQRASNVKLAMVVPGSGLVKEQAEREGLDQIFKAAGFEWREPGCSMCLAMNADRLEPGERCASTSNRNFEGRQGQGGRTHLVSPAMAAAAGIAGHFVDVRAL, encoded by the coding sequence ATGTTAAAAACGCTCTACGACAAACTTTGGGATTCGCATGTCGTGCGTGCCGATGCGGATGGCACCACCGTGCTGTATATCGACCGTCACCTGGTCCACGAAGTCACCAGCCCGCAGGCATTCGAAGGCCTGCGCGAAGCCGGCCGCCCGCTATGGCGCACTTCGGCCAATCTTGCCGTAGCCGACCATAACGTACCGACCACCGACCGCTCGCACGGCATCGCCGACCCGACCTCGCGCCTGCAGGTCGAGACACTGGACAATAACACCAAGTCCTTCGGCGTCACGTACTTCAACATGAACGACAAGCGCCAGGGCATCGTGCACGTGATCGGGCCGGAGCAGGGCGCCACGCTGCCGGGCATGACCGTCGTGTGCGGCGACTCGCACACGTCGACGCACGGCGCGTTCGGCGCGCTGGCCCACGGCATCGGCACGTCGGAAGTCGAGCACGTGATGGCCACGCAGACGCTGCTCGCGAAGAAATCGAAATCGATGCTGGTGCAGGTCGACGGCGAACTGCCGGCCGGCGTGACCGCCAAGGACATCGTGCTGGCCGTGATCGGCAAGATCGGCACCGCCGGCGGCACGGGCTATGCCATCGAATTCGGCGGCTCGACGATCCGCTCGCTGTCGATGGAAGGCCGCATGACGGTCTGCAACATGGCGATCGAAGCGGGCGCGCGCGCCGGTATGGTCGCCGTTGACGACACGACCATCGATTACGTCAAGGGCCGTCCGTTCGCCCCCGTCGGTCCGCAGTGGGAACAGGCCGTCGCCTACTGGCGCACCCTGCACTCGGATCCGGGCGCGAAGTTCGACCTCGTCGTGCAACTGAATGCCGCGGAGATCCGCCCGCAGGTGACCTGGGGCACGTCGCCCGAGCAGGTCACGACGATCGACGGCCGCGTGCCCGATCCGGACAAGGAAAAAGACCCCGTCAAGCGCGACGCGATGGAAAAGGCCCTGGTCTACATGGACCTGAAGCCGAACACCGCGATGGAAGACATCCGCATCGACAAGGTGTTCATCGGTTCCTGCACCAACTCGCGCATCGAAGATCTGCGCGCCGCCGCCGCCGTCGTGCGCGGCCGCCAGCGCGCGTCGAACGTCAAGCTGGCGATGGTCGTGCCGGGCTCCGGTCTCGTGAAGGAACAGGCGGAACGCGAGGGTCTCGACCAGATCTTCAAGGCCGCCGGCTTCGAATGGCGCGAGCCGGGCTGCTCGATGTGCCTCGCGATGAACGCCGACCGCCTGGAACCGGGCGAGCGCTGCGCGTCGACGTCGAACCGCAACTTCGAAGGCCGCCAGGGCCAGGGTGGCCGCACGCACCTGGTGTCGCCGGCGATGGCCGCGGCGGCAGGTATCGCCGGTCATTTTGTGGACGTACGTGCCCTCTGA
- a CDS encoding entericidin A/B family lipoprotein, producing MKKIIALALIAIAAAGCNTISGVGKDVQKVGQVITGAGGK from the coding sequence ATGAAAAAAATCATCGCTCTCGCACTCATCGCAATCGCTGCCGCCGGCTGCAACACCATCTCGGGCGTCGGCAAGGACGTGCAGAAGGTCGGCCAGGTCATCACGGGCGCCGGCGGCAAGTAA
- the leuD gene encoding 3-isopropylmalate dehydratase small subunit, translated as MDKFTVHEGLVVPLDRANVDTDAIIPKQFLKSIRRTGFGPNLFDEWRYLDHGEPGMDNSNRPVNPDFVLNQPRYAGASILLTRKNFGCGSSREHAPWALQQYGFRAIIAPSFADIFFNNCFKGGLLPIVLDEAKVDQLMNEVKAFPGYKLVVDLEKQTVGTPDGKFAFEFAIDDFRKYCLLNGLDDIGLTLRHADDIRAYEERHLRAQPWLANTI; from the coding sequence ATGGATAAATTCACCGTACACGAAGGACTGGTGGTCCCGCTGGACCGGGCCAACGTCGACACCGACGCCATCATTCCGAAGCAGTTCCTCAAGTCGATCCGCCGCACCGGCTTCGGCCCCAACCTGTTCGACGAGTGGCGTTATCTCGACCACGGCGAACCGGGCATGGACAATTCGAATCGTCCGGTCAATCCGGACTTCGTGCTGAACCAGCCGCGCTACGCCGGCGCGTCGATCCTGCTGACCCGCAAGAACTTCGGCTGCGGCTCGTCGCGCGAGCACGCGCCGTGGGCCCTGCAGCAGTATGGCTTCCGCGCCATCATCGCGCCGAGCTTCGCCGACATCTTCTTCAACAACTGCTTCAAGGGCGGCCTGCTGCCGATCGTGCTGGACGAAGCGAAGGTCGACCAGCTGATGAATGAAGTGAAGGCATTCCCCGGCTACAAGCTTGTCGTCGACCTCGAGAAGCAGACCGTGGGCACGCCGGACGGCAAATTCGCGTTCGAATTCGCGATCGACGACTTCCGCAAGTACTGCCTGCTGAACGGCCTGGACGACATCGGCCTCACGCTGCGCCACGCCGACGACATCCGCGCCTACGAAGAACGCCATCTGCGCGCGCAGCCGTGGCTCGCCAACACCATCTGA